Proteins encoded in a region of the Elusimicrobiota bacterium genome:
- a CDS encoding ATP-binding protein yields MLNKTKWLTICVILASVAVAFVFKRSLDKYLITFLSISLSLILTTIVAVVLLAFAFKPVTKQLIGLNISYEQYKEATNLLEISKKELEQKNKMLRQKTDTLTTLNRISKAMVSTVDLERILGLILEAVQKELNFDRIVILLINNNILEPERGIGIEESDLKKLKVSLDEKNNFVVKTIIEAKPKIFTSVEDDILPSSFTELYKNLKPNLFVSLPLISKEKVIGLLLIDTIASQKPIEERNIRELVIFTNQAGLAIDNARLFEMEKNFTDELKKQVEIAKKELEHAQIQLIKSERLSALGEMAAVVAHEVRNPMASIRASAQRISKKIPDDNPNKKYTNYIIEEADRLERVVRDILTFSRETAPQSEPNDINKLIEDILYFIQPEISSSKVNLIKALEPTISKVKIDPALIRQVLLNIIQNALNFLANSERKELKVATMQNDGHITVEISDTGPGIPEENIKKIFEPFFTTKPSGTGLGLSISNRIIEAHNGKIEVESKLKHGATFKILLPI; encoded by the coding sequence ATGCTCAATAAAACGAAATGGTTAACTATTTGTGTAATTCTTGCTAGTGTCGCTGTTGCTTTTGTATTTAAACGCTCTCTCGATAAATATCTCATTACTTTTCTTTCAATATCATTATCTCTGATATTAACAACCATTGTTGCAGTAGTATTATTGGCATTTGCCTTTAAACCGGTAACCAAACAATTGATTGGTCTAAATATATCTTATGAGCAATATAAAGAAGCGACAAATTTACTTGAAATATCAAAAAAAGAATTAGAACAAAAAAACAAAATGCTTAGACAGAAAACAGATACACTAACAACACTCAATCGTATTAGTAAAGCAATGGTATCAACAGTAGACCTTGAAAGAATTTTGGGTTTGATACTTGAAGCTGTTCAAAAAGAACTCAACTTTGACAGAATAGTGATTTTACTTATAAACAATAACATACTGGAACCCGAAAGAGGTATAGGAATAGAAGAGTCAGACCTTAAAAAACTTAAAGTATCTTTAGATGAAAAAAATAACTTTGTTGTAAAAACTATCATAGAAGCAAAACCAAAGATTTTCACATCAGTAGAAGACGACATTTTGCCATCCAGTTTTACAGAATTGTATAAGAACTTAAAACCCAACCTTTTCGTTTCGTTACCTTTAATATCCAAAGAAAAAGTAATAGGGCTGCTTCTCATTGATACTATCGCATCCCAAAAACCGATAGAAGAAAGAAATATAAGAGAACTGGTAATATTTACAAATCAAGCCGGTTTGGCGATAGATAATGCCCGGTTATTTGAAATGGAAAAGAATTTCACCGACGAACTGAAAAAGCAGGTAGAAATTGCAAAAAAAGAACTTGAACACGCACAAATACAACTTATAAAATCAGAACGATTATCTGCGTTAGGTGAAATGGCAGCGGTAGTAGCACACGAAGTCAGAAATCCCATGGCGTCAATACGTGCCAGTGCTCAGAGAATAAGCAAGAAAATACCTGATGATAATCCAAACAAGAAATATACAAATTATATCATAGAAGAAGCAGACAGGTTAGAACGGGTAGTCAGGGATATTTTAACTTTTTCCAGGGAAACTGCTCCGCAATCAGAACCAAATGATATAAATAAACTCATAGAAGATATTTTATATTTTATTCAGCCGGAAATATCATCATCAAAAGTAAATCTTATAAAAGCACTTGAACCTACTATTTCAAAAGTAAAAATAGATCCTGCGCTTATAAGACAGGTATTACTTAATATTATACAAAATGCATTAAATTTCCTTGCTAATAGTGAAAGGAAAGAGCTTAAAGTAGCAACAATGCAAAATGATGGTCACATAACAGTTGAAATATCAGATACAGGTCCAGGTATCCCGGAAGAAAATATTAAAAAAATATTTGAACCCTTTTTTACGACAAAACCAAGCGGTACGGGTTTAGGACTGTCTATATCTAACAGAATTATTGAAGCACATAATGGCAAAATAGAAGTCGAAAGCAAATTAAAACACGGAGCAACTTTTAAGATATTACTGCCTATTTGA
- a CDS encoding GH1 family beta-glucosidase, whose product MSKKILKFPDKFIWGCATASYQIEGAWNEDGKGESIWDRFSHTPGNIANGDTGDVACDHYHRYNEDIDLLSELGVKAYRFSISWPRIIPLGTGKINKQGLDFYDRLVDKLLEKDIIPFVTLYHWDLPQVLESKGGWRVKETSYAYADYAKVVTGQLSDRVTNWMTFNEMPCSAAGYIGKSDAPGIKESPKVVNQVRHNLLLAHGLGVQTIRKYSKKQPEVGLAQCFSVKIPKTSTPADFTAAKYAWFDSSDWIGGNAWWLDPIYKGKYPQKMWEEKGKDVPDITNKEMEIISTKMDFLGLNIYTGSVVEADNTHNSKGYRYVPYAPDHPKTAMGWEINPDCIYYGLKFVADMYNVPKFYITENGCAFDDKISSDDKIHDSYRIDYLKNHFISARKAITDKIKLAGYFVWSLMDNFEWASGYKKRFGVIFVDYNNSQKRIFKDSAYWYKTVIKQNSII is encoded by the coding sequence ATGTCAAAAAAAATATTAAAGTTTCCGGATAAATTCATATGGGGTTGTGCTACAGCATCTTATCAAATTGAAGGTGCATGGAATGAAGACGGCAAAGGCGAATCTATCTGGGACAGGTTTAGTCATACACCGGGGAATATTGCCAATGGCGATACAGGCGATGTTGCATGTGATCATTATCACCGTTATAATGAAGACATAGATTTACTATCGGAACTTGGGGTAAAAGCTTATAGGTTTTCTATTTCCTGGCCAAGAATCATACCTTTAGGTACAGGAAAAATTAATAAACAAGGATTAGATTTTTATGACCGTTTAGTTGACAAATTATTAGAAAAAGATATAATACCCTTTGTCACGCTTTACCACTGGGATTTACCGCAGGTATTAGAGAGTAAAGGTGGGTGGCGTGTTAAAGAAACTTCATATGCTTATGCAGATTATGCAAAAGTAGTTACTGGGCAGCTTTCAGATAGAGTAACTAATTGGATGACTTTTAATGAGATGCCTTGTTCGGCAGCAGGATACATCGGAAAAAGTGATGCACCGGGTATTAAGGAATCTCCAAAAGTCGTAAACCAAGTTCGACACAATTTACTTCTTGCACATGGGTTAGGGGTTCAAACAATTAGGAAATATTCAAAAAAACAACCGGAAGTTGGTCTCGCTCAATGTTTTAGTGTAAAAATACCAAAAACCAGTACCCCTGCAGATTTCACAGCTGCAAAATATGCTTGGTTTGATTCAAGTGACTGGATAGGCGGAAATGCGTGGTGGCTTGACCCGATATATAAAGGAAAATATCCACAGAAAATGTGGGAAGAAAAAGGCAAAGATGTTCCTGATATTACAAACAAAGAAATGGAGATTATTTCAACAAAAATGGATTTTTTAGGTCTTAATATTTATACAGGTTCTGTAGTTGAAGCAGATAACACTCATAATTCCAAAGGATACCGTTATGTTCCATATGCACCTGATCATCCTAAAACCGCTATGGGGTGGGAAATAAATCCTGATTGTATATATTATGGGCTTAAGTTTGTCGCAGATATGTATAATGTTCCAAAGTTTTATATTACTGAAAATGGATGCGCTTTTGATGATAAAATTTCATCTGATGATAAAATTCATGATTCGTATCGTATTGATTACTTAAAGAACCATTTTATCTCTGCACGTAAAGCAATCACTGACAAAATCAAACTTGCCGGATATTTTGTCTGGTCTCTAATGGATAATTTTGAATGGGCTAGTGGTTATAAAAAACGTTTTGGAGTTATTTTTGTTGATTATAATAATTCTCAAAAGAGAATTTTTAAAGATAGTGCATATTGGTATAAAACTGTTATAAAACAAAATAGTATAATTTGA